The genomic segment TCTCCTGGAGCGAAGTCACCCCGTCGGGCTTGTCTGTTCTGCTCGGGCCCGAACGGTGCTTGGGGCGCAGCTTGCTGACGACGGCGTAGGTCGCCTCCTGGTTGACCACGATGTGCTGCGGGAACTGGGGCGGTCTGGGGGCGGGGCTGGCGGGGTCTGCGAGGATGTGGTTGTTGGCGTAGTGGTCCTCCGTCACCTGGAAGAGGTGTTGGGGGCGTTAGTtttggtatctatctatctatctatctatatctatctatctatctatatatatatatatatatatatatatatatatatatatatttatctatctatctacctatctctctctccctctctctctctctctctctctctctctctctctctctctctctatatatatatatatatatatatatatatatatatatctacctatctatctctctctctctctctctctctctctgtctctctctctctctctctctctctctctctctctctctctctctctctctctgtatatatatatatatatatatatatatatatatatatatatatatatgtatatatatatatatttatctatctatctatatttatatgtatatattatatatagatagatgggtgggcgGGGGTTATTGGTACAGGTATAAAGCTAGATCACAAATAAGAGCAAACTTGGCTGAACGAAACGAGAAACTGCTTTACCGGCTTGTTCGGTGGTTGGTAGTGCTGCAGCGTGTCATAGGTGTTGTCAGTGGctgcagaaggaaaggaaatcgGTTGAGCCTTAGATttatattttgttctctctctctctctctctctctctctctctctctctctctctctctctctctctctctctctctctctctctctctctctctctctcttttgctctctccctctctctctctctctctttcttttctctctctctctctccctttctctctctctctctctctctctctctctctctctctctctctctctctctctctctctctctctctctctctctctctctctcattctctctctctcattctctctctctctctctcattctctctctctctctctctctctctctctctctctctctctctctctctctctctctctctctctccctctctctttctctctctctttctctctttctctctccctctcactctctctctctctctctctctctctctctctctctctctctctctctctctacctctctctctccctccctctctctctccctctctctctctctctctctctctctctctctctctctctctctctctctctctctctctctctctctctctctctccctctctcaatcccagAAAAAGTGGCCAACGAATAACCAGTCGCACCCGCAGCCAGAGAAGGGCGAGAGGGCAGCGCCTCAGAGGCCACGCACCGCCTCGGCCGACCCACCCGGACCCCAACACTCACTGGTCTTGTCGTACACGTCGGTCCCGTGAGTCCTCCAAGCTTGGGTGGGGATCTCGGGCTCGGAGTAGATGTTTCTGTCGTCCATCGGGTAGTGGGCCATGCGCGGCAGAGTATGGGCGGCGGGCATCATCCCCTGTCTGGCGTCCATGCCCCCGGAGACGCTGCTGGTACGCGGGGACTTGATGTTGGCGAAGGCGATGGGCACAGGCGCCGCCGAAAGGCTCTCGGCGGAGGAGGAGCTGTCGTTCGGGAATTTATTTTGGCTCGGGCGGGGCGGCTTGGTAGGGCTgggctgggggaggggcgggaaggaggtcCTGTTACTCTTTTTGTCTTCATTCAGCAACGGCAGCGCCAAGGGAATGCTTTATTTTACCCTTATTTTTGCTAGGGACCATTGACTGTGTATCAAAAGACATAGATCTCTTACACAAAAGATGATACGTCTAAATAAAGGTTTAATAAAAAGGTCTACTTCGAAAATCTCTCGACCAAAAGGAACCAGATCCAACCTTGTTCTGCATGACCTCGACCTCCTCGTAGGTGTGCCCTCCTATGGTGATGACGGGCGCGTCGGAGGGCTCGGGCGGCGTGACCTGGCCCACCGGGAGGGAGGGCGTCAGGCTCAGGCCGGAGGTCCTCGTGCGAGCCTTCTCCTTGGTCACCATGGCGTGGATCTGCCGGCCCTGtgcgggggaggcgggggtgagACGCGACCAAAGGGGAGGTGCAAACGGAGGAGGAAGCGGCTACGGCGATGACGGTGCTCATAATACAAAATGAGacaaaaagaatgaggaggaaaagtaaaagagggagacaTGAAGGACGTATCAAAGCAAGAAATGATTGACAATGATTCTATGAAAGCAAAGAAACTTTTCCATACATGACATTTCCATCGCAAACTGATAATGAAGAGGTGACTATTTTTGAGAAGCATTGCCGAAACAGGAACCAATGCGATTTCAGCACTGACAGAATATATGAAGTGAATGCCTGTCGGCTTTCGGCGAAGCTGAGTACAAAAGCTGATTACCTAAAGGCGCCCTAACCTATTTAGATGGGTAGAAGAGGATCATTtgcgacaaaagaaaaaataattaaattcacTCAAATTACGTTTATAAAGCAGACAAGGATCTTCGCATCTTTGTGAAAGCCATGGATGCCATATACTAAAATCTAGCGATGGGAAAAGACACAGAgcaaaaagataaggagaagcaTGAGCAGGAACACAACGGAAGCAGGAAGGCGCGCGTGGGAGACCCGGCGCCTCAAACGGGAAGCCGCTCCCGCCCTTGCCTGGTTGGTGACGAAGGAGAACACGCCCTCCCCAGATTCGCTTTTGCGCCCCGCCTCCAGGTGGAAGTTGTTGATCTTGTAGCCGAAGCGCCGCAGCTGCCCCATGGACCAGCGCATCACCCGCTTGCCCTCGGGGCTGATGAGGGTGATGTGGCCCTCCTCGATCAGCATCCGGATTTGGCCGTCCACCGCGAGCTTCGACCGGGTCTCCGCGCCCACCGTCACCATGAACTCGCGCACGACTGGCGGGGGGGATTTCTtttagagggagggggcgggcgtcaggagaagagggagactggagagagaggggaaggggcttgGGGGAGCGGctagagggatgggagaaggggttgcaggaggggattggaaggagcggaggaaggtAGAGTatggcactggggggggggggggggggggactcagaggagacgaagggaggtgGGGTAGAGAGGGATTAAAACATTAGAATgcgagggggagtaagagaggggaaaggggccgagggaaggatgggtaggTTAGAGCTGGATTTacgggagggaaggtagggaaagagataataaggaaagtggggaaaggaggaggtagggaaggaaggagagtgggagaagacaAGAACATCTAGGATACAACGCCTACAGGTCCTACGTGTCAGGTCCATGTGCAGACGGTATAATcgataaaaaatagtaatcaaAAAGGAAATCCAAAAAGTGAAGGACATCGCCACTGCATTACCTTCGTCCGCAGACACATAAATATCGTTTTCGGACACCATTTCCTCTGCTCTGACACTGGCGGCGGAGTCGGCGCTCTGCTGCGGCTGGAAGAAGACGTCCTGGATCATCTGCAGGAAGAGGGGAACATATATTGTCTTCAGGTGTCCTCTGTTGCCAGCACACACGCCCAAACCCCAgagaaatgtgagtgtgtgtgtgtgtttttgtgcccAACAGCTGATtttggagtacagcgccatcaaaacataagCGGCGACTCGAGAAAACAGTTGCGAGGCAATGCAGTAGATTTGAAAGTTCGCTCCGAAAtcagtgccggaaatctgaaggaaccggattatcaaTGGCCGGCCTTTTTAATGTCAtcctgtatatgtgcgtatatatgtcggtatagatataaacacacacacacacacacacacacacacacacacacacacacacacacacacacatatatatatatatatatatatatatatatatatatatatatatatatatatatatgtgtgtgtgtgtgtgtgtgtgtgtgtgtgtgtgtgtgttgtataaatataaacgtgtgtgttcGTATTAAATACCTGAATATCAATTACATAGTAGAACGAAAGACAAATAGTAAATTCCCTCTCAATAAAGTCCACAATCATTAATTCTGTTTCATGGTTGAACGTTCTTATCTCCTTTACGACAATGCAATTTCGAACTGGGCCATCATTGTGAAgtccattatttctttctctgataaataattacataatgaCTTCACTACCCCCACCGGCCTTGATTCAGAATATACAGCTCATCTTCAGAGGATTTCACAATCTTTCTTTTCACGAAATGCAAGTTATGTTGCCAAGGTTCAATATCGCTTGCCTGATCATTCCCAAAAGTTTCGTTCTCGGACACTGCTCTTGTTCCCGCCATATTAATGTTAATTAAATtccctctgatgttaggttaactttccgtaatgttcctccctctaatgttaggttaactttacgtaatgttcctccctctaatgttaggttaactttacgtaatgttcctccctctaatgttaggttaactttgcgtaatgttcctccctctgatgttaggttaactttacgtaatgttcctccctctgatgttaggttaactttccgtaatgttcctccctctagtgttaggttaactttccgtaatgttcctccctctaatgttaggttaactttacgtaatgttcctccctctaatgttaggttaactttccgtaatgttcctccctctaatgttaggttaactttacgtaatgttcctccctctaatgttaggttaactttccgtaatgttcctccctctaatgttaggttaactttccgtaatgttcctccctctgatgttaggttaactttacgtaatgttcctccctctgatgttaggttaactttccgtaatgttcctccctctaatgttaggttaactttccgtaatgttcctccctctaatgttaggttaactttccgtaatgttcctccctctaatgttaggttaactttacgtaatgttcctccctctaatgttaggttaactttccgtaatgttcctccctctaatgttaggttaactttccgtaatgttcctccctctgatgttaggttaactttacgtaatgttcctccctctgatgttaggttaactttccgtaatgttcctccctctgatgttaggttaactttacgtaatgttcctccctctaatgttaggttaactttccgtaatgttcctccctctgatgttaggttaactttccgtaatgttcctccctctgatgttaggttaactttacgtaatgttcctccctctgatgttaggttaactttccgtaatgttcctccctctgatgttaggttaactttccgtaatgttcctccctctgatgttaggttaactttacgtaatgttcctccctctgatgttaggttaactttccgtaatgttcctccctctgatgttaggttaactttacgtaatgttcctccctctgatgttaggttaactttacgtaatgttcctccctctgatgttaggttaactttccgtaatgttcctccctctgatgttaggttaactttacgtaatgttcctccctctgatgttaggttaactttccgtaatgttcctccctctgatgttaggttaactttacgtaatgttcctccctctgatgttaggttaactttccgtaatgttcctccctctaatgttaggttaactttacgtaatgttcctccctctaatgttaggttaactttccgtaatgttcctccctctaatgttaggttaactttccgtaatgttcctccctctaatgttaggttaactttacgtaatgttcctccctctaatgttaggttaactttacgtaatgttcctccctctaatgttaggttaactttccgtaatgttcctccctctaatgttaggttaactttccgtaatgttcctccctctaatgttaggttaactttccgtaatgttcctccctctaatgttaggttaactttccgtaatgttcctccctctaatgttaggttaactttccgtaatgttcctccctctaatgttaggttaactttccgtaatgttcctccctctaatgttaggttaactttacgtaatgttcctccctctgatgttaggttaactttccgtaatgttcctccctctaatgttaggttaactttacgtaatgttcctccctctgatgttaggttaactttacgtaatgttcctccctctgatgttaggttaactttccgtaatgttcctccctctaatgttaggttaactttacgtaatgttcctccctctaatgttaggttaactttccgtaatgttcctccctctaatgttaggttaactttccgt from the Penaeus vannamei isolate JL-2024 chromosome 33, ASM4276789v1, whole genome shotgun sequence genome contains:
- the LOC113806083 gene encoding docking protein 2 — translated: MATKTTAAEVLTESPCKTGLVNSRIKGGILKKFKQLYAKLYRTSRSGVARLELYSDGKASVSGPPCQVIVASEVTKVATCGPLSFQVAIKDQVNDFSVDSNAERNAWVRMIQDVFFQPQQSADSAASVRAEEMVSENDIYVSADEVVREFMVTVGAETRSKLAVDGQIRMLIEEGHITLISPEGKRVMRWSMGQLRRFGYKINNFHLEAGRKSESGEGVFSFVTNQGRQIHAMVTKEKARTRTSGLSLTPSLPVGQVTPPEPSDAPVITIGGHTYEEVEVMQNKPSPTKPPRPSQNKFPNDSSSSAESLSAAPVPIAFANIKSPRTSSVSGGMDARQGMMPAAHTLPRMAHYPMDDRNIYSEPEIPTQAWRTHGTDVYDKTTTDNTYDTLQHYQPPNKPVTEDHYANNHILADPASPAPRPPQFPQHIVVNQEATYAVVSKLRPKHRSGPSRTDKPDGVTSLQENSLI